A genomic stretch from Paraburkholderia dioscoreae includes:
- a CDS encoding porin — protein MKRIGVALPAIMIATAVHAQSSVTLYGKIEDGFNYTTNARGNDAYQMQSGYDYGSRWGLKGTEDLGAGYHAVFQLESGFDVNTGKMSQGGREFGRQAYVGIASDQYGTLTFGRQYDPSVDMFSPMTANGNWTGYLFSHPYDNDNTDYSFRVNNAIKYVTPTIHGFTAEGMYAFSNQAGGFSNNRLYGFGAQYQNGGLQIGASYLKLNNASSATVASANSSGAVTSDNTFNARSQQNIGIGINYTIGKALVGFAYSHVDVYDPTANAYFTGTTQPAGGTWNAWKFDNFEVSGLYHFTPALYLGACYTYTQASLSSTVGKFDPKWHQLSLKLNYDLSTRTSVFLEGAYQHAVSANTGTDFDFANIPGSADVSSGRNQMVYRLALLHMF, from the coding sequence ATGAAACGAATTGGTGTAGCGCTGCCCGCAATCATGATTGCGACAGCCGTGCATGCACAAAGCAGCGTGACGCTGTACGGGAAGATTGAAGACGGCTTCAATTACACGACCAATGCGAGGGGTAATGACGCATACCAGATGCAAAGCGGCTATGACTACGGGAGCCGCTGGGGCCTGAAGGGCACAGAAGATCTCGGTGCCGGGTATCACGCCGTGTTCCAGCTCGAAAGCGGCTTCGACGTGAACACCGGCAAGATGTCGCAAGGCGGCCGGGAGTTCGGCCGCCAGGCGTATGTCGGCATCGCGTCGGACCAATACGGCACGTTGACGTTCGGGCGCCAGTACGACCCTAGCGTGGACATGTTTTCGCCCATGACCGCGAATGGTAACTGGACGGGATATCTCTTCTCGCATCCCTACGACAACGACAACACCGACTATTCCTTCCGCGTCAACAACGCGATCAAATACGTCACGCCGACCATTCACGGCTTCACTGCCGAAGGCATGTACGCGTTCAGCAACCAGGCGGGCGGCTTTTCGAATAACCGGCTGTATGGCTTCGGTGCGCAGTATCAGAACGGCGGCCTGCAGATCGGTGCGTCGTATCTCAAGCTGAACAACGCAAGTTCTGCCACGGTTGCGTCCGCCAACTCGTCCGGCGCGGTGACCAGCGACAATACCTTCAATGCGCGGTCGCAGCAAAACATCGGCATCGGCATCAACTACACGATCGGCAAGGCACTGGTGGGCTTCGCGTATTCGCATGTGGATGTTTACGATCCGACGGCAAACGCATACTTCACGGGTACCACGCAGCCCGCTGGCGGCACATGGAACGCGTGGAAGTTCGACAACTTCGAAGTGAGCGGCTTGTATCACTTCACGCCCGCGCTCTACCTCGGTGCGTGCTATACCTATACGCAGGCAAGTCTTTCCTCGACCGTCGGGAAATTCGATCCCAAGTGGCACCAGCTTAGCCTGAAGCTCAACTACGATCTGTCGACGCGGACGTCTGTGTTTCTCGAGGGCGCCTATCAACACGCGGTCAGCGCGAACACGGGCACCGATTTCGACTTTGCCAATATTCCTGGCTCGGCCGATGTTTCCTCGGGACGTAACCAGATGGTCTATCGCCTTGCACTGTTGCACATGTTCTGA
- a CDS encoding DUF4148 domain-containing protein → MFRSVFPVVLVAAILSAPAITFAQQSNQPVTRAQVRAELVELEKAGYNPARGEDPTYPADIQAAEAKVAAQRASANAYGGSTGGTSATGTSRAVVPAVIPVAGPDRQSLYSKH, encoded by the coding sequence ATGTTCAGGTCAGTTTTCCCGGTTGTTCTGGTCGCCGCCATTCTTTCCGCGCCGGCAATCACTTTTGCCCAGCAGTCCAATCAGCCGGTAACGCGTGCCCAGGTGCGCGCCGAACTCGTCGAACTGGAAAAGGCCGGCTACAACCCGGCGCGCGGCGAAGATCCGACGTACCCCGCCGACATCCAGGCGGCTGAAGCCAAAGTCGCAGCGCAACGGGCGTCGGCAAACGCATACGGCGGTTCGACCGGCGGCACCTCGGCGACGGGCACGAGCCGCGCTGTGGTTCCCGCTGTGATTCCGGTAGCCGGTCCGGATAGACAGTCGCTTTACAGCAAGCACTAA
- a CDS encoding acetyl-CoA hydrolase/transferase family protein, which produces MSSPRILSSALLARVCSADQAASFIQPDMTVAMSGFTGAGYPKAVPGALAGHIEAAHARGEAFRINVLTGASTAPELDGVLARANGITMRLPYQSDPLLRDKINAGEMEYLDLHLSHVAQHAWFGFFGKIDVAIVEVSGIREDGLLIPSSSVGNNKTWLELADKVILEVNSRQPAGLDGMHDIYYGTALPPHRVPIPLLTPGDRIGEAYLRCDPDKIVAIVETDAPDRSNSFSPPDATSRQIAGHLIEFLRHEVAHGRLPAGLLPLQSGVGNITNAVLAELAEAGFKGLTAFTEVIQDAMLDLLENGTLSVASATALSLSPPATLRFAEEIDRLRERIVLRPQEISNHPELVRRLGCIAMNGMIEADIYGNVNSTHVMGSRIQNGIGGSGDFARNGYLACFMSASTAKGGDISRIVPMASHVDHTEHDVSVIVTEQGLADLRGLSPKQRARQVIANCAHPDYRPLLEDYFQRACSNSFGKHTPHLLDESLAWHERYIRTGSMKP; this is translated from the coding sequence ATGAGCTCCCCTCGCATTCTTTCCTCTGCGCTTCTTGCGCGCGTCTGCAGCGCCGACCAGGCGGCTTCATTCATCCAGCCGGACATGACCGTCGCCATGAGCGGCTTTACGGGCGCGGGCTACCCCAAAGCGGTGCCGGGCGCGCTGGCGGGTCACATCGAAGCCGCGCATGCGCGTGGCGAGGCGTTCAGGATCAACGTGCTGACGGGAGCGTCGACCGCGCCGGAACTCGACGGCGTACTGGCGCGAGCGAACGGCATCACCATGCGGCTGCCGTATCAGTCGGACCCCTTGTTACGCGACAAAATCAACGCAGGCGAGATGGAATATCTCGATCTTCATCTGAGCCATGTCGCCCAGCATGCGTGGTTCGGTTTCTTCGGAAAGATAGACGTCGCCATTGTGGAAGTGAGCGGCATCCGCGAGGACGGCCTGCTGATTCCGTCGTCATCTGTCGGCAACAACAAGACATGGCTCGAACTGGCCGATAAAGTGATTCTGGAAGTCAACTCGCGTCAGCCGGCCGGGCTGGATGGCATGCACGATATTTACTACGGCACGGCCCTGCCACCTCACCGCGTACCCATTCCGTTACTCACGCCCGGCGACAGGATCGGCGAAGCCTACCTGCGTTGCGATCCGGACAAGATCGTCGCGATCGTCGAAACCGATGCGCCGGACCGGAGCAACAGTTTCTCCCCACCCGATGCCACGTCCAGGCAGATTGCCGGGCACCTGATCGAATTCCTGCGTCATGAAGTGGCTCACGGCAGGCTGCCTGCGGGGCTCCTGCCATTGCAATCCGGAGTGGGCAACATCACGAATGCCGTGCTGGCGGAACTGGCGGAAGCCGGCTTCAAAGGACTGACTGCGTTCACCGAAGTGATTCAGGACGCCATGCTCGATTTGCTCGAGAACGGCACACTCAGCGTCGCCTCGGCCACCGCGCTTTCGTTGAGCCCGCCGGCGACACTTCGTTTTGCCGAGGAAATCGACCGTTTGCGCGAGCGCATCGTCTTGCGGCCGCAGGAAATCAGCAATCACCCGGAACTCGTCAGACGCCTCGGTTGCATTGCCATGAACGGCATGATCGAAGCGGACATCTACGGCAACGTCAATTCGACTCATGTAATGGGAAGCCGCATCCAGAACGGCATCGGTGGCTCCGGCGACTTCGCCCGCAATGGCTATCTCGCCTGTTTCATGTCCGCCAGCACCGCGAAGGGCGGCGACATTTCCCGGATCGTGCCAATGGCGAGCCACGTCGACCACACCGAACACGACGTCTCGGTGATCGTGACCGAGCAGGGTCTTGCCGATTTGCGCGGCCTGTCGCCGAAGCAGCGCGCGCGTCAGGTGATTGCGAACTGCGCGCACCCGGACTATCGTCCGCTTCTCGAAGACTACTTCCAGCGCGCCTGCTCCAACAGCTTCGGCAAGCACACTCCGCACCTTCTGGATGAATCGCTCGCGTGGCATGAGCGATATATCCGTACGGGTTCGATGAAGCCCTGA
- the rpoD gene encoding RNA polymerase sigma factor RpoD: MEKAVHVSMEQDSREMQLRALMKLGKERGFLTHTEIVDHLPDCVAQADAIEGIVKAFNDVGIAVRDFAPTGDALLLGDAAQQSAPDDVAEDETATALTIAISEPGPAADPMRAYLREMGATPLLTREGEIAVARRIEACLREMLEVIALRPATVDAILARADRVAAGELDIDDLVDGFLEQQPDEMLPAMQGATAEGAAGSKVDDGVPSNANDSTGAIEADEARIARLTAGCNAIFLQVREQLASWRAAVAGTTGRREDAQSTLVLIASTLGQIRFSARTIGELSADVRRAVEEIRGIERNVLRLAVNQGGMVRDMFVETFVGSETDPEWLARAAAAAPACSAALMRCAPSIHGQQEKLAQIEAREGLSLQELKRISRKMNVADRELQDARRAMIEANLRLVVSVAKKYVQSGMPLLDLVQEGNIGLMKAVDRFEYRRGFKFSTYATWWIRQSVSRAIADYGRTIRVPVHMADAMHRVKRVAGEMRQETGRQARSSELAARLGMSEEKVRSVQRVTRQPVSLDVPIGEDADTTLGEMVEDPSALAPLDALLQADLRVAIDAALGVLTPREAKVIKLRFGVDAVSEHTLEELGDQFDVTRERVRQIQNKALQKLRHSDGISTLKSYLDH; the protein is encoded by the coding sequence ATGGAGAAAGCGGTGCACGTGTCGATGGAACAAGACTCAAGGGAAATGCAGTTGCGCGCGTTGATGAAGCTCGGCAAGGAGCGCGGCTTCCTGACCCACACCGAAATAGTCGACCACCTGCCGGATTGCGTTGCACAGGCAGACGCCATTGAAGGAATCGTCAAGGCGTTTAACGACGTGGGCATTGCCGTGCGCGATTTCGCGCCTACGGGCGATGCGCTTCTGCTGGGCGACGCGGCCCAGCAATCAGCCCCCGACGACGTCGCCGAAGACGAAACGGCCACGGCGCTGACAATCGCCATATCCGAACCCGGGCCGGCAGCGGATCCGATGCGCGCCTATCTGCGCGAAATGGGCGCGACCCCGCTCCTGACGCGCGAAGGCGAAATTGCCGTCGCGCGTCGTATCGAGGCCTGCTTGCGGGAAATGCTCGAGGTGATCGCCTTGCGCCCCGCGACGGTTGACGCGATACTCGCGCGCGCGGATCGCGTCGCAGCGGGCGAACTCGACATCGACGATCTGGTTGACGGATTCCTCGAACAGCAGCCCGATGAAATGCTTCCGGCAATGCAGGGTGCGACGGCGGAGGGCGCCGCGGGCAGCAAAGTCGACGACGGTGTTCCCTCCAACGCCAACGATTCAACCGGCGCGATCGAGGCCGATGAAGCCCGCATCGCCCGATTGACGGCGGGTTGCAATGCAATCTTTTTGCAGGTGCGCGAACAGCTGGCGTCGTGGCGGGCAGCGGTTGCTGGAACAACCGGCCGGCGCGAAGACGCACAGTCCACGCTCGTTCTGATCGCATCTACACTCGGGCAGATCCGCTTCAGCGCACGGACAATCGGCGAACTCAGTGCCGACGTGCGACGAGCGGTCGAGGAGATTCGCGGAATCGAGAGAAACGTTTTACGCCTTGCCGTGAATCAAGGTGGCATGGTGCGTGACATGTTCGTCGAAACCTTCGTCGGAAGCGAAACCGATCCTGAATGGCTTGCACGCGCGGCCGCAGCGGCGCCGGCCTGCAGTGCGGCGTTGATGCGCTGCGCGCCTTCGATTCATGGCCAGCAGGAAAAACTCGCGCAAATCGAGGCGCGCGAAGGTTTGTCATTGCAGGAGCTGAAACGGATCAGCAGAAAGATGAACGTGGCGGATCGCGAGCTTCAGGACGCACGCCGCGCGATGATCGAAGCGAACCTGCGGCTCGTCGTTTCAGTTGCAAAGAAATATGTGCAAAGCGGCATGCCGTTGCTCGATCTGGTTCAGGAAGGCAACATCGGCTTGATGAAAGCAGTGGATCGCTTCGAATACCGGCGTGGCTTCAAATTCTCCACGTACGCCACCTGGTGGATCCGTCAGTCGGTCTCGCGAGCCATAGCAGACTACGGCCGTACCATACGGGTGCCGGTTCATATGGCTGACGCCATGCACCGCGTCAAGAGGGTGGCGGGCGAGATGCGCCAGGAAACGGGCCGTCAGGCGCGTTCCAGCGAACTCGCTGCGCGGCTCGGCATGAGCGAAGAAAAGGTGCGCAGCGTGCAGCGAGTTACGAGGCAACCGGTTTCGCTGGATGTCCCGATCGGCGAAGACGCAGACACCACGCTCGGCGAAATGGTCGAGGACCCGTCCGCACTGGCGCCGCTCGACGCCTTGCTGCAAGCCGATCTGCGCGTGGCCATCGACGCGGCGCTCGGTGTCCTGACGCCGCGCGAAGCGAAAGTGATCAAGCTACGCTTTGGTGTCGATGCGGTTTCCGAACATACGCTGGAAGAACTCGGGGATCAGTTCGATGTCACCCGTGAACGGGTTCGTCAGATACAGAACAAGGCATTGCAGAAGCTACGTCATTCCGACGGTATCAGCACCTTGAAAAGCTATCTCGATCACTGA
- a CDS encoding porin, translating to MRKSFIVAGIVSLFAVTAHAQSSVTLYGSLDAGLVYSNNQGGHSAWQEGSGVVSNTYFGLRGNEDLGGGLHAIFTLESDFNLNNGQFQDGSTMFNRQAYVGLKSDQFGQVTLGRQYDSVVDYLAPISAAGAGFGNNLAAHPLDNDNLDNSFSLKNTVKYSSANYAGFQFGGLYGFSNGAGDFSNNRAWSVGASYANGPFNVAAAYLQMNNSGGTSGGATSVGAGEANIGAALQRTYGVGLNYTYGPAVVGFVWTHTQLDGIGAVSNGFSGSNFSAGLPGTNLHLDNFEINGRYALTPALGIAAAYTYTDGKVSGTGTGDPKWHTVSLEADYSLSKRTDVYAGGVYQHASGELGNGVANVAVVNGVSPSSNGNQVVGTIGMRHRF from the coding sequence ATGAGAAAGTCATTTATTGTTGCGGGAATCGTGAGTTTATTCGCCGTGACCGCTCACGCTCAAAGCAGCGTCACGTTATACGGTTCTCTTGATGCCGGCCTGGTTTATTCCAACAACCAGGGTGGTCACAGCGCGTGGCAGGAAGGTAGCGGCGTAGTGTCGAATACGTACTTCGGCCTGCGCGGTAATGAGGATCTCGGCGGCGGTCTGCATGCGATCTTCACGTTGGAAAGCGACTTCAACCTGAACAACGGCCAGTTCCAGGACGGCAGCACGATGTTCAATCGCCAGGCGTATGTCGGCCTGAAGAGCGACCAGTTCGGGCAAGTCACGCTCGGCCGTCAGTATGACTCCGTGGTCGACTACCTCGCGCCGATTTCGGCTGCTGGCGCCGGCTTCGGTAACAACCTGGCCGCCCACCCGCTCGATAACGATAACCTCGATAACTCGTTCTCGCTCAAGAACACGGTTAAGTACTCGAGCGCGAATTACGCAGGCTTCCAGTTCGGCGGCCTGTATGGCTTCAGTAACGGCGCAGGGGATTTCTCGAATAACCGCGCATGGAGCGTTGGGGCATCGTATGCGAACGGCCCATTCAACGTTGCCGCCGCCTATCTGCAGATGAACAACTCGGGCGGTACTTCGGGCGGTGCAACGTCGGTCGGGGCAGGCGAGGCGAACATCGGCGCAGCGCTGCAACGCACTTATGGTGTTGGCCTGAATTACACCTACGGTCCGGCGGTGGTTGGATTCGTCTGGACGCACACGCAACTTGACGGCATCGGCGCAGTCAGCAACGGCTTCAGCGGATCGAATTTCTCCGCGGGGCTGCCGGGCACCAATCTGCACCTGGACAACTTCGAAATCAATGGCCGCTATGCGCTGACGCCGGCCTTGGGCATCGCGGCAGCCTACACGTACACGGACGGCAAGGTGTCCGGTACGGGAACGGGCGATCCGAAGTGGCACACAGTGTCGCTCGAGGCGGACTATTCGCTTAGCAAGCGCACGGACGTGTATGCGGGTGGTGTCTATCAACACGCATCGGGCGAACTCGGCAACGGTGTTGCGAACGTCGCTGTCGTCAATGGCGTTTCGCCGTCGTCGAACGGCAATCAGGTGGTCGGTACTATTGGCATGCGCCATCGCTTCTAA
- a CDS encoding FUSC family protein yields the protein MDIRYSRNPSLSQRTDVSRWLRLARKASSHWALNDGLIWLHLFKTVAAALLALGIAMLLDLQQPRTAMTTVFVLMQPVSGMVLAKSFYRVIGTAVGTVFAILLAGVCVQDPELYLFGLTCWIGVCTAAAVRNRHFRWYGFVLAGYTAALIGVPALMAPNALFLAALTRAAEVSIGILCSSAVSALVFPIQATTTLFRTLKQRTIEFTDFAAGVLSTALPADLFEKRFAALVDEIVGFEATRTFASYEDPDMRARAARLARLNSDFMNACARLHALHQLLKRLRGSGAAETIAAISPFLDELSVLLVDVGRKVQKGEPEMPELMERIKAFQTGLARRARETQREIERVAPRSMLDYVTAMELVHRFVGEFLSYCDIYLSLANSRKHVLDKSRVRYEPQTSPYVVGLAFVRTVVAVGAASWFWIASGWPGGSFLVTGAAITCALSSTSPVPPKFTLQIAAGAALSLLFGCIFLSYVYPKIDGFPLLCAALLLPLGLGAFLMARRSTAAYGVGFAVFFCLLAGPDNVIDYAPDVLMNNGLSILVSMLLCALAFAVIFPPQMPWLVEKIKRHLRGQIAMACTAPLPGLDGRFQSSTHDLMSQLRTLLITQSHRHRDALQWMLATLEVGHATIDLRGELQLANGVSGRTPKPRWLASIDMAVRALPVLFDQPNVKHLRSALATVNVAISTAQTHLEELEPHTAERYRMLRIIGCLHFVRTALLDRDAPFPRD from the coding sequence ATGGATATCCGATATTCACGCAATCCGTCATTGAGCCAAAGAACAGACGTTTCGCGCTGGCTGAGGCTGGCGAGAAAGGCATCGTCCCATTGGGCGCTCAACGACGGGCTGATCTGGCTGCATCTGTTCAAGACGGTTGCGGCGGCGTTGCTCGCGCTGGGCATTGCCATGCTGCTCGACCTCCAGCAGCCGCGCACCGCAATGACGACCGTGTTCGTTCTGATGCAGCCCGTCAGCGGCATGGTGCTCGCAAAGAGTTTCTATCGGGTGATTGGCACAGCCGTAGGCACTGTGTTTGCGATTCTGCTGGCCGGCGTCTGCGTGCAGGATCCGGAGTTATATTTGTTCGGCCTCACCTGCTGGATTGGCGTATGCACAGCGGCGGCGGTCCGAAACCGCCACTTTCGCTGGTACGGCTTCGTACTGGCCGGCTATACGGCGGCGCTGATCGGTGTTCCGGCGCTAATGGCGCCCAATGCGCTTTTTCTGGCCGCTTTGACGCGCGCTGCCGAGGTATCGATCGGGATTCTGTGTTCGAGCGCGGTGAGCGCGCTCGTCTTTCCGATTCAGGCGACGACCACGCTCTTCCGCACACTGAAACAGCGGACTATCGAGTTCACCGATTTCGCCGCAGGCGTATTGTCGACGGCATTGCCAGCGGATCTGTTCGAGAAGCGGTTTGCCGCGCTTGTCGACGAGATCGTCGGATTCGAGGCAACGCGCACCTTCGCCTCATACGAAGACCCCGATATGCGAGCCCGGGCAGCGCGGCTTGCACGCCTGAATAGCGATTTCATGAATGCATGCGCCCGCCTGCATGCACTGCACCAACTGCTCAAGCGCTTACGCGGCAGCGGCGCTGCTGAAACGATTGCGGCCATTTCCCCGTTTCTTGATGAACTGTCCGTGCTACTCGTGGACGTCGGCAGGAAGGTGCAGAAGGGCGAGCCCGAGATGCCGGAGCTAATGGAGCGCATCAAGGCTTTCCAGACCGGTCTGGCGCGGCGTGCACGCGAAACGCAGCGGGAGATCGAACGGGTCGCGCCACGTTCCATGCTGGATTACGTCACGGCGATGGAACTGGTTCACCGGTTCGTCGGGGAATTCCTGTCGTACTGCGATATCTACCTCTCGCTGGCCAACTCGCGCAAGCATGTGCTCGACAAATCGCGCGTGCGGTACGAGCCGCAGACCAGCCCGTACGTCGTGGGACTCGCATTTGTTCGCACGGTAGTGGCGGTCGGCGCCGCAAGCTGGTTCTGGATCGCCTCCGGGTGGCCGGGCGGCAGCTTTCTGGTAACGGGCGCGGCCATCACCTGCGCCTTGAGCTCGACCTCGCCCGTGCCGCCGAAATTCACCTTGCAGATTGCAGCCGGGGCCGCGCTCTCGCTTCTCTTCGGCTGCATATTCCTGTCCTACGTCTACCCGAAGATCGACGGCTTTCCGCTGTTGTGCGCCGCCCTTCTGTTGCCGCTCGGCCTCGGCGCGTTTCTCATGGCGCGGCGGTCGACGGCGGCCTACGGTGTCGGCTTCGCCGTTTTCTTCTGCCTGCTGGCCGGCCCCGATAACGTGATCGACTATGCGCCCGACGTCCTCATGAACAATGGGCTCTCCATTCTCGTGTCGATGCTGCTGTGCGCACTCGCGTTCGCGGTGATCTTTCCGCCCCAGATGCCCTGGCTCGTCGAGAAGATCAAGCGTCATTTGAGGGGGCAAATCGCAATGGCATGCACCGCGCCGCTGCCCGGTCTCGACGGGCGCTTCCAGTCGAGCACCCACGACCTGATGTCGCAATTGCGCACGCTGCTCATCACGCAATCGCATCGGCACCGCGACGCCTTGCAATGGATGCTTGCGACACTCGAAGTGGGGCACGCCACCATCGACCTCCGCGGCGAGTTGCAGTTGGCGAACGGAGTGAGTGGCCGCACACCAAAGCCTCGCTGGCTAGCGTCGATTGATATGGCGGTGCGCGCGCTGCCCGTGCTGTTCGATCAACCCAATGTGAAGCATCTGAGAAGCGCGCTGGCGACCGTCAACGTGGCGATCAGCACGGCACAGACGCATCTGGAGGAACTGGAACCTCATACGGCGGAGCGCTATCGCATGTTGAGGATAATCGGTTGCCTGCATTTCGTTCGGACCGCGCTACTCGATCGCGATGCGCCGTTTCCGCGCGACTGA
- a CDS encoding DUF4148 domain-containing protein, translated as MKSTFAHGVLVASVALAAAIPALAFAQSAAPLTRAQVRAELVELELTGWRPGAGSDPHYPEDILAAEAAVAANRAAGHTGAQAGYGADDQGTSESGGPRK; from the coding sequence ATGAAGTCTACGTTCGCACATGGCGTGCTCGTCGCGTCCGTCGCGCTTGCCGCCGCTATTCCCGCACTTGCGTTTGCTCAATCGGCGGCTCCCCTCACGCGAGCTCAGGTAAGAGCAGAACTGGTTGAACTGGAACTGACGGGATGGCGCCCGGGTGCAGGCAGCGACCCGCATTACCCGGAAGACATCCTCGCGGCCGAAGCTGCAGTCGCCGCGAATCGTGCCGCTGGCCACACAGGCGCGCAGGCCGGCTATGGTGCGGATGACCAGGGCACCTCGGAGTCGGGCGGCCCCCGGAAATAA
- a CDS encoding LysR family transcriptional regulator → MARHSLHTSAEETNIMDTLRSMRIFTLVAQAGSFSAVARSLNLTTGAVSRAVSELEERLKVRLLHRTSRRVTLTEQGKIYSRSALRILADVADAEGEARSAHETPEGVLRVALNEAVGQEWVMLAAGEYRKLYPNVAVQLKSFVQPPDLFSGIADVALISASSLADSDLVCRVLGTTRNILCASPAYLREHRAPRELRGLKSHAGLVADVPGLPSYDWFFDRTQDDGALPMSGKLIVTSVDSLICAMRQGMGIGMVPAIAVAGGLRDGSLLRVLPAHTGGSMNIYALYPSRRFVDAKIRTWIEFLQQFVARLTAATNDLHDGIGECAAGEVPSDSLNAA, encoded by the coding sequence ATGGCAAGACACAGTCTGCACACAAGCGCGGAAGAAACGAACATCATGGACACGCTACGGAGCATGCGAATCTTTACCCTCGTGGCGCAGGCCGGCAGCTTCAGCGCCGTTGCGCGATCGCTCAACCTGACGACGGGTGCCGTCTCCCGTGCGGTATCGGAGCTGGAGGAACGCCTGAAAGTGCGGTTGCTTCACAGAACGTCGCGTCGCGTTACGTTAACCGAGCAGGGTAAGATCTATTCGCGCTCGGCGCTGCGCATCCTTGCCGATGTCGCGGACGCAGAGGGCGAAGCAAGAAGCGCTCATGAAACTCCGGAAGGCGTACTGCGCGTCGCTCTGAATGAGGCAGTCGGACAGGAGTGGGTAATGCTCGCCGCCGGCGAGTACCGCAAGCTTTATCCGAACGTCGCTGTGCAACTCAAATCGTTTGTGCAGCCGCCGGATCTTTTCTCCGGCATTGCCGATGTGGCGTTGATCTCGGCCTCGTCACTCGCCGATTCCGATCTTGTGTGCCGCGTGCTGGGCACGACCCGTAACATCTTGTGCGCGTCGCCGGCTTATCTGCGCGAGCATCGCGCGCCACGTGAATTGCGCGGACTGAAGTCTCACGCGGGGCTGGTTGCGGACGTGCCCGGACTCCCGTCGTACGACTGGTTTTTCGACCGCACTCAGGATGACGGCGCGCTCCCCATGAGCGGAAAACTGATCGTAACGAGCGTCGATTCGCTCATCTGTGCAATGCGGCAGGGAATGGGCATCGGCATGGTCCCGGCGATTGCCGTCGCGGGAGGATTGCGGGACGGTTCACTTTTGAGGGTACTTCCGGCTCACACAGGCGGCAGTATGAACATCTACGCTCTTTACCCGTCCCGACGCTTTGTCGACGCAAAGATCCGCACCTGGATCGAGTTTCTGCAGCAGTTCGTCGCACGACTGACTGCGGCGACTAACGATCTGCATGACGGCATCGGGGAGTGCGCCGCAGGCGAGGTGCCGTCGGATTCGTTGAACGCTGCGTGA
- a CDS encoding flavodoxin family protein, which yields MSDQYKILVVYYTRSGTTRRIAEMLALELGADIEPVRETARHAARKGVRGYLRSLVDILWHRPVDVMPPIHRLQDYDAVVVGSPVWAGFASAPVEAWLKHNGACVQHIAFFCTLRKRGSDSAFDQMGEASGKFAIATCAFDAPDLRRGYDGTLREKFEAQICRRLDMLLAMECAA from the coding sequence GTGTCGGATCAATACAAAATTCTGGTCGTCTATTACACCCGTAGCGGTACGACTCGCCGCATTGCGGAAATGCTCGCACTTGAGCTCGGCGCGGATATCGAACCTGTTCGCGAGACGGCAAGGCATGCAGCTCGCAAGGGCGTGCGCGGATATTTGCGCTCGCTCGTAGACATACTGTGGCACCGTCCTGTCGATGTCATGCCGCCCATACACCGCTTGCAGGACTACGACGCCGTTGTAGTCGGCTCTCCGGTGTGGGCCGGTTTCGCGTCTGCGCCGGTAGAGGCGTGGTTAAAGCATAACGGCGCGTGCGTCCAGCATATCGCGTTCTTCTGCACGCTCCGCAAGCGGGGCAGCGACTCGGCATTCGACCAGATGGGCGAAGCGTCGGGCAAGTTCGCAATAGCAACCTGTGCCTTTGATGCGCCCGATCTGCGGCGCGGCTACGACGGAACACTGCGCGAGAAGTTCGAAGCGCAAATCTGCCGCCGGCTCGATATGCTGCTGGCAATGGAGTGTGCGGCATAG